Below is a genomic region from Streptomyces sp. RPA4-2.
CCAAGATCGCCGCCTACCCCGAGCCGATCTCGTGGCAGGCCTGCGGCGCCATCGACGACCTGCTCTACTGCGCGGGCGGTCTGGGCTCCGACAACAACGACGTGACCCACACCTACGTCTACGACCCGGGGGCCGACAGCTGGTCCCAGCTCGCCGACATGCCCTCCGCGCAGTGGGGTTCGGCGTCCACCGCGGCCAACGGACAGCTGCTGCTGGCCGGCGGTGTCGGCAACAACGCGCTCACCAACCGCAGCCAGGCCTTCGACCCGAAGGCGGGCACCTGGAGCGCGCTTCCCAATCCCACCGTGCCCACGTACCGGGGCGGCGGCGCCCCCGGCTTCTACAAGATCGGCGGCGGCACCGCGCCCAGCACCCCGACGTCGAAGGCCGAGCTGCTGCCCGGCTACGACCAGACCGGATCGGGCGACATCACCTGGCTGGGCGAAAGCACCCAGCAGCTCACCCTGGAGCCCGGCGCGAAGGCGACCGTCACCGTCTCCCTGGACGCCTCGGTCCCCGAGGTGACCCAGCCCGGTGACCTGACCGCCGCCCTCACCGTGGGCACCGACACGCCGTACTCCGTGCCGCGCGTACCGGTCAGCCTGCACGTCAACCCGCCCAAGACCTGGGGCAAGATCACCGGAACCGTCCTGGGGGCCACGTCGTCCGGCGGCACCGCGCCGCTGGCCGGGGCGACCGTCCAGATCGACAGCTGGGCCTCGACCTACACCCTCACCACCGCGGCCGACGGCACGTACGCCCTGTGGCTCGACGCCCGCAACAATCCGCTGACCGTCATCGTCGCCAAGGACGGCTACCAGCCGACCGTGACGACGGTGAAGATCCAGAAGGGAGCGACGGTCACCAGCAACTTCACCCTGAAGCGCAAGTAGCGCGGAAGGCCACGACAAGGCGCCGACAGCGCCTGGAACCGCACCGCCGTCGCGCTGTCGGCGCACGCTGGGCATGAAGGGTGGGCCGGTCCTCGCGGACCGGCCCACCCGTCCCCGCATTGCGTGTAAGGCATACGATATTGCCCGTGACGCAAGAAGATGGGGAGCTGGACAGCCTCGTACGCAAACGCATCCGCGCGCTGCGTGTGGCGCAGGGCTGGTCCCTGGAGGAGCTGGCCACCCGTGCCCGCCTCAGCCAGTCCTCACTGAGCCGGATCGAGAACGGCCGGCGCCGCCTCGCACTGGATCAGTTGGTCACCCTCGCCCGCGCCCTGGACACCACGTTGGACCAACTCGTGGAGACCGCCGCCGACGACGTGGTCACCAGCCCGATGATCGACAGCACGCACAGCCTGATGCGCTGGCCCGTGAAGGGCGATCCCGGCATGAGCGTGGTGCGCCAGCGCATGACCGAACCACCACCCGAGAGCCCGGCGCGCATGCGTGCCCACCCGGGGCGCGAATGGCTCGTCGTCCTCTCGGGCACGGCGATCCTCATGCTCGGCCACCGCCGCTTCCGCATCGAGACCAACCAGGCCGCCGAGTTCCCCACGATGATGCCGCACGCGATCGGCGCCGAGGGCGGACCCTGCGAGATCCTGGGCATCTTCGACCGCGACGCCCGCCGCGGCCATCTGCGCGAGGACAGCGACTGACGCTCGGGGCGCTCGCGAACGACGGCGCGGGTCCCGGAGCGGTGGCAATCTTGCGCGTCGGGCAGCACAGCCGACCATCTCCTTGCGCAAACGGCAAGACGCCGTGCCCCAAACGCATAGCCGTCCTAGCGTGCACGCATGAACCAAGCTCACCCGCACACGCCCCACCACGGCGCTCCGCACGACCGCCACCAGGAACACGGAGCCGACGGTCAGGCGGAGATTCTCGACCTCGACGCCGAGGTCCTCGCCGAGCACATGGCCTCCATCACCGCGTGGCTGCCCCTCAGGACCGGCCCGGGCCAGATCGTGGATCTGGGCTGCGGCACGGGCGCGGGCACCTTCGCCCTCCTCGACCGCTTCCCCGACGCGCACGTCACCGCCGTCGACACATCCGCCGGACACCTCCAGCACCTGCGCGAAAAGGCATGCGCCCGCGGTGTGGAGAAGCACGTACGCACCGTGCGGGCCGACCTCGACGACCCCGCATGGCCCGACCTCGGATCACCGGACCTGGTGTGGGCGTCGGCCTCCATGCACCATATGGCCCACCCGGATCGCGCACTGCGCAGCGTCCACGACGCGCTCGCGCCCGGCGGCCTGTTCGCCGTCGTCGAGCTGGCCGGCTTCCCCCGCTTCCTGCCCGAAAGCGCCCCGGCGGGCCGTCCCGGCCTGGAAGAGCGCTGCCACACCGCGAGCGACCGCTTCCACGCCGAGCACGTACCCCACCGCGGCGCCGACTGGGGGCCGATGCTGACCGCCGCCGGATTCACGGTCGAGGGCGAACGCACCATCACCGTGAACATCGACGGTTCCCGCAGCGAAGCGATCGGCCGCTACGCCCTCGGCAGCCTGCGACGCATCCGCGGCGCCGCCGCCGCAACGCTCTCCCCCGATGACCTCACCGCACTCGATCAGCTCCTCGACACCGGCGGCCCGCACAGCATCCTGCGCCGCGACGACCTGACGGTGCGCACCGAACGCACCGTCTGGGCGGCACGCCGCACCTGATCCCCAGCAGCCCCGGTTGCGAGCGGGCGGCGCCGGCACAAGACGGAACCCAGTGCCGCGGCACTAGTCCGTCACGCGGAACAGCCAGCTCCCCGCGCCAACCGTGAAGTGGGCGTAGCCGCCCCCGCGTTCGCCGGCCGTCGCGGCCGCGGGTGCGTGTACTCTCTGGCGTCCGCTGACCGGTACGAGGACATCGGCGGTCGACCCCACCGGCACGTCGACGCGCAGGGTGAGGTGTCCCGGCGTCCGCGTCCACGACGAGGTGATCCGGCCGAGCGGTGACTCGACATGGGCGGAGGCGTGCGTCAGATCGCCGACGACACGGGGGTGAATCGTCACCTTCGTGTAGCCGGGCGCGGTGGCTTCGATGCCGGCGACATCCTGGTAGAGCCAGTCGTCCACCGTTCCGAGGAAAGCGTGGTCGTGGGAGCGCGAGTTCGCGTTCCACTCCTCCCACATGGTCGTGGCTCCCAGGCCCTCGAACCAGTATCCCCAGCCGGGGTAGGTCGGGTTGGTGGCCACCGTGTAGGCCAGATCCGCGTGTCCGGCATCGGTGAGGACCGGAAGGAGCACCTTGGTACCGAGCGCTCCGGTGTCCAGGTGGTCGGCGCGGGCGTGGATGTCGGCGACGAGGTTGTCGATCACGGCTCGGCGGTGCTCCTCAGGAACCAGGCCGAAGCTCAGCGGGAGCAGGTTCGACGTCTGCCGGTAGCCGGCGGCCTCGTCGTCGTAGTAGGCCTCCTTGTCCCGGCTGTAGAAGGTGGCGTTGAAGGTGTCCTTGACCTTGGCGGCGAACCCGTCGAAGTGCCGCGCGTCGGCATCGTGGCCCAGCGCCTTCGCCATCGTCGCGAGCCGTGTCGCGGTGAGGTAGATGTACGCGGTTCCTGAAAGCCGGGTACCCTCCGGCGCGTTGGCGCCTTCCGGGGAGAGCCAGTCGCCGTAGCTGAAGCCGGTGTAGATGCCGCCGGTGCCGGTGATGTCGTGCTCGTAGTACGCCAGCCAGGCCTTCATCCCGTCGTAGTTCTCGGCTACCGCCTTGGTGTCGCCGTAGTACCAGTACAGGTCCCAGGTGCCGAGCACGAAACTGGCCGACCAGATGGGATCCTTGACCTGTTTGCCCGACTCGGTGGTGGGCACGGTCGGGCCGATCGATCCGTCGTCGTTCTGGTCATCGCGGTGGGAGCGCATCCAGCTCTCGTAGAAGTTCCGCATGTCGAAGTTCGCGATCGCCGAGTCCGCGTACAGGAAGCCGTCGGCCGTGTAAGGACGCTTCTCGTACATGGGTGTGTCGGTCGGGATCGAGTGCAGGTTGTTGAGGATCGTGTCGGCCTGCGCGTCCTGGTAGCGGTTCAGCAGTTCGCTCGAGCTGGTGAAGTCGCCGGTGGACGCCACCGCCGTGTGGACCCTCATCCCGTCGACCGACCGGAGGGTGACCCCCTGGGGGACGACGACCTGGGCATAGCGGAAACCGGCGTAGCTGTAGCTCGGCCGGTACTGCTCCACCCCGTCGCCCTTGAGGGTGTACGAGTAGGTCTGCAGAGCCATCCCGAAGGCGCCGGTGTTGTCGACGGTGCCATCGGCGCGCAGCTTCTCGCCGTAGGTGACCGTGACCGTCGCTCCGGCAGGGCCCTGGACCCCGATGCGCGCCCAGCCGGCCGTGGGGCTGCCGTAGTCGTAGACGTGTGTGCCCTCAGCCGGATCGGTGGTGTGTTCGGCCTTCAGGTGATCGGTCACCTTGACGGGCGGGAAGCTTTCCGAGCGAAGCGTGCCCTTCGGTCCGTCCACGCCCAGCGCGGGGCGCCAGGCGTTGTCGTCGAAGCCGGGACGGTTCCAGCCGGGCTGCTCCGCACGGGCGTCGTAGGTCTCCCCGAACCAGAGCGACTGCGTGGTCGTCGGCCCGTCGGACACCTTCCATCCGCTGTCGCTGACCACTTGTCGGTGCGTGCCGTCGGTGTAGGTGATGTCGAGTTCCAGCTTCAGCTTGGGCTCGCCCCACCAGGAGGACGCCTGCCACTCGTCCGGGTTGGTCATGGCGTAGAAGCCACGGCCCAGGCTGACCCCGATGGCGTTGCCGCCGGTGCGCAGCGCGTCCGTGACGTCGTACGTCGAGTACAGGACGGTCTTGTCGTACACCGTGAATCCGGGTTCGAGTTCCCGGTCACCGATGCGTCGGCCGTTCAGGTAGAGCTTGTTGTAGCCCAGACCCGCGACATGGGCCCGCGCCGAGGCGACGGGCTTGCCCGCGGTGAACTCGTCCCGCAACAGCGTCTCCGGTGGGGGCGGGGCCGACACCGAACGGCCCCAGGGGCCTGAGCCGTAGTGGGCGGCGTCGAGGGCGTTCGGCCACGCCGCGTCGTCGTACCCGGGCTGCTTCCAGCCGTCGTCCGCGGCGTTCGAGGCCTTCCAACTGCTGTCGGTGACGAGGTCGGCCGGTGATCCCGCCCCCTCGAAGTGCAGACTTCCGAGCACACCCGCCGGCCCCTGATCGGTGTTCGTCGCCTCCACCGCCAGCACGTTGGTGCCCGCGTGCAGGTACGGGGCGATGTCGATGACGCTCGCTGTCCTCCAGGAGTCCGCGACGCGCGCGGAGCTGGTCACCTCGGCGCCGTTGACGAACAGCGCGAAGTGGTCATCGGCGGTCAGTTGCATCTCCGCCGTGCTGATCTGCGCCCCGGCGGGCAGGTCGAAGCTCCGGCGCAGGTATCGCGTGCCGGCGGGAGCCGAGTCGGACGGGTTGCCTTCGGGGTACCAGATCCAGTGCGCGTCGTCGAGGCGCAGTGCGGGCGCCTTGGCGTGCGCTCCGATCCACGCCCCGCGGAAGTCGCCGGGGTCGACGAAAGCCGTCTCGAACCGCGCTTCACCACTCCACGGGGACGCCTTCCCTGCGCGGTCCCAGGCCCGTACGCGCCAGTAGTAGCGCGTGCGGGACGCGAGAGCGGGACCGCCGTACGTCACGTCGAAGGACCGGGAGGAGCGCACGCGCCCGCTGTC
It encodes:
- a CDS encoding class I SAM-dependent methyltransferase, encoding MNQAHPHTPHHGAPHDRHQEHGADGQAEILDLDAEVLAEHMASITAWLPLRTGPGQIVDLGCGTGAGTFALLDRFPDAHVTAVDTSAGHLQHLREKACARGVEKHVRTVRADLDDPAWPDLGSPDLVWASASMHHMAHPDRALRSVHDALAPGGLFAVVELAGFPRFLPESAPAGRPGLEERCHTASDRFHAEHVPHRGADWGPMLTAAGFTVEGERTITVNIDGSRSEAIGRYALGSLRRIRGAAAATLSPDDLTALDQLLDTGGPHSILRRDDLTVRTERTVWAARRT
- a CDS encoding helix-turn-helix domain-containing protein, which translates into the protein MTQEDGELDSLVRKRIRALRVAQGWSLEELATRARLSQSSLSRIENGRRRLALDQLVTLARALDTTLDQLVETAADDVVTSPMIDSTHSLMRWPVKGDPGMSVVRQRMTEPPPESPARMRAHPGREWLVVLSGTAILMLGHRRFRIETNQAAEFPTMMPHAIGAEGGPCEILGIFDRDARRGHLREDSD
- a CDS encoding family 78 glycoside hydrolase catalytic domain, translated to MRKRRMAVGLMLSFIAAASGLGATPGAAAVAVPDLQQGLAAGGSALVVGDLEVEHQVQPLGVDVPRPRLSWQAGPGRGAAGRTAVEQVAYEVELSTSRGGRGEVWDSGRVRSSRSFDVTYGGPALASRTRYYWRVRAWDRAGKASPWSGEARFETAFVDPGDFRGAWIGAHAKAPALRLDDAHWIWYPEGNPSDSAPAGTRYLRRSFDLPAGAQISTAEMQLTADDHFALFVNGAEVTSSARVADSWRTASVIDIAPYLHAGTNVLAVEATNTDQGPAGVLGSLHFEGAGSPADLVTDSSWKASNAADDGWKQPGYDDAAWPNALDAAHYGSGPWGRSVSAPPPPETLLRDEFTAGKPVASARAHVAGLGYNKLYLNGRRIGDRELEPGFTVYDKTVLYSTYDVTDALRTGGNAIGVSLGRGFYAMTNPDEWQASSWWGEPKLKLELDITYTDGTHRQVVSDSGWKVSDGPTTTQSLWFGETYDARAEQPGWNRPGFDDNAWRPALGVDGPKGTLRSESFPPVKVTDHLKAEHTTDPAEGTHVYDYGSPTAGWARIGVQGPAGATVTVTYGEKLRADGTVDNTGAFGMALQTYSYTLKGDGVEQYRPSYSYAGFRYAQVVVPQGVTLRSVDGMRVHTAVASTGDFTSSSELLNRYQDAQADTILNNLHSIPTDTPMYEKRPYTADGFLYADSAIANFDMRNFYESWMRSHRDDQNDDGSIGPTVPTTESGKQVKDPIWSASFVLGTWDLYWYYGDTKAVAENYDGMKAWLAYYEHDITGTGGIYTGFSYGDWLSPEGANAPEGTRLSGTAYIYLTATRLATMAKALGHDADARHFDGFAAKVKDTFNATFYSRDKEAYYDDEAAGYRQTSNLLPLSFGLVPEEHRRAVIDNLVADIHARADHLDTGALGTKVLLPVLTDAGHADLAYTVATNPTYPGWGYWFEGLGATTMWEEWNANSRSHDHAFLGTVDDWLYQDVAGIEATAPGYTKVTIHPRVVGDLTHASAHVESPLGRITSSWTRTPGHLTLRVDVPVGSTADVLVPVSGRQRVHAPAAATAGERGGGYAHFTVGAGSWLFRVTD